The Bombus huntii isolate Logan2020A chromosome 6, iyBomHunt1.1, whole genome shotgun sequence genome window below encodes:
- the LOC126866827 gene encoding uncharacterized protein LOC126866827, with protein MIVPNPEQRSWEEASGNVRDKMTRDQRFVVARKQEGRGVSGARRSRPRRNATPARINRSRDPGEFIRFVAASLKAARVSFASRSLRGAGGQRRRPRDESRRRLDNGQSHLDKKRGRDHWKCSNPGRGPH; from the exons ATGATCGTACCAAATCCCGAGCAACGGTCATGGGAAGAAGCTTCAGGGAACGTTCGCGACAAGATGACACGAGACCAGCGCTTC GTAGTCGCGAGAAAGCAGGAAGGTCGCGGAGTCTCCGGGGCTCGGCGGTCGAGACCCCGCAGGAATGCAACGCCGGCTCGAATTAATAGATCGAGGGACCCGGGCGAATTTATCCGCTTCGTGGCGGCGAGTTTAAAAGCGGCGCGGGTCTCCTTTGCATCTCGATCTCTCCGCGGCGCTGGGGGAC AGAGACGCCGGCCCCGTGATGAGTCCAGACGACGGTTAGATAACGGGCAATCGCATTTAGATAAGAAGCGCGGAAGAGACCATTGGAAATGTTCGAATCCGGGCAGAGGACCCCATTAA